A genome region from Nerophis lumbriciformis linkage group LG18, RoL_Nlum_v2.1, whole genome shotgun sequence includes the following:
- the barhl2 gene encoding barH-like 2 homeobox protein, which yields MEASSGSSFGIDTILSGAPSALMNAADFRLADFRRQDTPSPPCSDMDAAGTAPSSPDALSEQAAAGEDAQAAARDGGLAQHAQHAHLLHPHHRHLHAHLHTLPLAAAAGGAPRSATSSFLIKDILGDGKPLAACAPYSTSVPSPKPESAAAAAADGFRPKLEHDEARGKLERRDDLLHGDGKCNGSKEDAEREISSSRDSPPVRTKKPRKARTAFTDHQLNQLERSFERQKYLSVQDRMDLAAALNLTDTQVKTWYQNRRTKWKRQTAVGLELLAEAGNYSALQRMFPSPYFYHPNLLGSVDGGSAAAAAAAAAMYSSMYRTPSAPHPGLQRPLVPRVLIHGLGPGGQPALNPMAGPPR from the exons ATGGAGGCAAGCAGCGGCTCCAGCTTCGGGATTGACACCATCTTGTCCGGCGCGCCGAGCGCCCTCATGAACGCCGCCGACTTCCGGCTGGCGGACTTCCGCCGGCAGGACACGCCGTCGCCGCCCTGCTCGGACATGGACGCGGCGGGCACCGCGCCCTCGTCGCCCGACGCGCTCTCGGAGCAGGCGGCGGCGGGCGAGGACGCGCAGGCGGCGGCGCGGGACGGCGGCCTCGCGCAACACGCGCAACACGCGCACCTCCTGCACCCGCACCACCGCCACCTGCACGCGCACCTGCACACGCTCCCCCTGGCCGCGGCGGCCGGCGGCGCCCCGCGGAGCGCCACCTCCTCCTTCCTCATCAAGGACATCCTGGGCGACGGCAAGCCGCTCGCCGCCTGCGCGCCTTACAGCACCAGCGTGCCGTCGCCCAAGCCCGAGagcgcggcggcggcggcggccgaCGGCTTCCGGCCCAAGCTGGAGCACGACGAGGCCCGCGGGAAGCTGGAGCGGCGGGACGACCTCCTGCACGGCGACGGCAAGTGCAACG GCAGCAAGGAGGACGCGGAGCGGGAGATCTCCAGCAGCCGCGACAGTCCTCCGGTGCGCACCAAGAAGCCGCGCAAGGCGCGCACGGCCTTCACGGACCATCAACTCAACCAGCTGGAGCGAAGCTTCGAGAGACAAAAGTACCTGAGCGTGCAAGACCGCATGGACCTTGCAGCCGCGCTCAACCTCACCGACACGCAGGTCAAGACCTGGTACCAGAACCGACG GACCAAGTGGAAGCGTCAGACGGCGGTGGGTCTGGAGCTGCTGGCCGAGGCCGGCAACTACTCGGCCCTGCAGAGAATGTTCCCGTCGCCCTACTTCTACCACCCCAACCTGCTGGGCTCCGTGGACGGCGgctcggcggcggcggcggcggcggcggcggccatGTACAGCAGCATGTACCGGACTCCTTCCGCGCCGCACCCGGGCCTGCAGAGGCCGCTGGTGCCGCGGGTGCTCATCCACGGCCTGGGccccgggggccagccggcacTCAACCCCATGGCCGGGCCCCCGCGGTAA